The bacterium nucleotide sequence GGAGATGGTGATGCCGGGCGAAAACGTGAAAATGACGATCGAGCTCATCAACCCGATCGCCCTGGAAGACGGCGTCCGCTTCGCCATCCGCGAGGGCGGACGAACCGTCGGCGCCGGCGTCGTCACCAAGGTTCTGAAGTAAAAGGAGCAAGGCGATGGCCACCGGCGCGCGCGACATCGTGATCCTGCAGTGCACCGAATGCAAAAGGCGCAACTACACGACCACGCGAAACAAGAAGAAAAACCAGAACAAGGTCGAGTTGAAAAAGTTCTGTCCTTTCGACCGCAAGCACACGCTGCACAAGGAAACGAAGTAGGCCAAGCGTAAGGCGCGGCGGATCGGGTGCGGATTCGCCGCCGGCGTTTGGATGGGACGGGACGGCGACGTTTCGGGCCGGGGGCCCGGGAGAGCGATCATCGTGGCGGAACCGCTGAAAAAGACGAAGACCGACAAGAAGGATGCGCCGAAAAAGGCGCCTCCCGAGCGCAAGCCGGACGAAAAAAAGCCCGGCCCGTTTCGTCAGCTTGTCGATTTTATCGCCGACGTGCGCCGTGAGCTGCGAAAGGTCGCCTGGCCGACGCGGCAGGACACGCTGGCGTCGACGTGGGTGGTCATCGTCATCACGATCGTGTTTTCGGTGTTCCTTTTCCTATGCGACAGCGTGCTGATGTACGTCGTCGGCTTCTTGTTCACCTGAGCGAATCGGAGACGGTTCGGGGAAAGACATGGCGTACGACGACGACGAAATGAAATGGTACGTGGTGCACACGTATTCCGGCTACGAGCAAAAGGCC carries:
- the tuf gene encoding elongation factor Tu (EF-Tu; promotes GTP-dependent binding of aminoacyl-tRNA to the A-site of ribosomes during protein biosynthesis; when the tRNA anticodon matches the mRNA codon, GTP hydrolysis results; the inactive EF-Tu-GDP leaves the ribosome and release of GDP is promoted by elongation factor Ts; many prokaryotes have two copies of the gene encoding EF-Tu) — its product is EMVMPGENVKMTIELINPIALEDGVRFAIREGGRTVGAGVVTKVLK
- the rpmG gene encoding 50S ribosomal protein L33, producing MATGARDIVILQCTECKRRNYTTTRNKKKNQNKVELKKFCPFDRKHTLHKETK
- the secE gene encoding preprotein translocase subunit SecE; translation: MAEPLKKTKTDKKDAPKKAPPERKPDEKKPGPFRQLVDFIADVRRELRKVAWPTRQDTLASTWVVIVITIVFSVFLFLCDSVLMYVVGFLFT